The Pungitius pungitius chromosome 13, fPunPun2.1, whole genome shotgun sequence genome includes the window GAACGGATGTGCAGCCACCTCTGTAAAAATACCAAATAAATCATTTACCGTTTGATAGAAGGTTTCCTTTTGCAGGCTCTAATCTGAACCTGACTGTACTGCAGCTCTAAAACAACCAGGTTAATGGTTCGGGACTCTGGAGGCAAATTGAAAGAGAAACCACTAGGGAGGAAAGTATCACATCGTAGGGGGGCTTTCAGTAATCTTTGCTACAAATAGTCAAAACTGTGCTCTGATAGCAGTGAAAACCAACTCAAGATACGGTgaataaaaaagatgaatgcTTCTTTTATCCGGGTGGAGGGAAGGGAAATAGATATTTTAAGAAGTTGTAGACACTGGGCAAATTTCTGTTTCCTGAGGCATGTTAAGATCTAgcacaataaaagaaagaagaaaaaaaaacatctctcatCTCATTAAGCACTGAGCAAGGCTGTTCTCTAATAACAAAGCAATAACAAACCTATTTAACAAGACATGGTACGCTCATTGGGTTGCCAGTTTGGTGGTCGACTCCCCCAAAAACCTTCAGCCACCGGGACCGAGCTGACCAACAACAGAGTGTCCACCTGGCAAAACTCAACTCAACGGCAATGGCCAGTAGCTTCAGGTGTGGTGAAGACAGAGAAGACAGGCGGCGCCATGCCTGCACCCGAACAGCACGAGCGGCAGCTCATCAGAGGATGCTGCAGAAGAACTTCTTCTCCCGGAAGGGGTTCTCGGAGGCGGGGACGGGCATGATGAGGGGGTCGTCGCGTATGTGGGCGTCGCAGTACGCCATCAGGTCGGCAGCCGCTTTGGAGACCTGAGATGTGGAGACGAAGGGAAAGGACACGCAGAGGGGATGAGACGTCTCTCTGACTATTACATGGTAAGAGTTGTATAAATGGACAGTGCGTGTCTAGCATAGGATCACATAAATGTCTCCTTCACACGGGTCCGTCTCTCCACCTGAATCTTAAAGGGTGTCTGGGATGCTTTTGGAACAATTCAGATGTAAACTAGTCACACTCCTCTCCAACACACCACCACAACATTTTCATCCTGTGACTTAAGAGTTCAGATCTGGATGAGGACCTTTGCTGCAtatttctctctccatcttttgctctcatttcctccctttTGCTATCTAATAAAGGCTGAACATTTATAATAATCTAACAGTACACAACGTTGATGCTGTTTTACTCATCAGGACATTTTATACTATGGAGATAAGTGTTAATTTACAATCAAAAGAAATATGTAGGCTGATGGGGATGTTATCTGTTAagaatattgtgtttttattcgtTGGTATGGCATTTTATCGGATACACTCATCAACATAGAGCTACTTTAAGATGGATAGAGCATGAATACAGGCAAACACGGCAACGGGAGATGGGTCGGTTGGTGAGATTGTTACAGAGACCTCGTGGCCTCTCTGGTACTCGAAGGGCAGACCGCAAGACTTTAGTGGGACGGGAGGTGGAATTAATGGTGTTTGCTGCTCAAACAAAAAGTAAGATGGACAAGCTTTCTTGATATTGGACGAGGCCACAATTGCATTTAGTTGTGCAGCTCTTTGCTGCAGAATAACTTTTATGAATGATCTTTGTATTGGATTAGATTCAATTGTGGCCCGATGGTtgcacaaaaatacattttcagggATCACCCAAGTCCTCAGGATTCCTCCCTGGGGGCCGTGGTTGCCTTtactaaaaatataaaaaacttgATGAAGAGTCGCACAAACAACTATTGACCAGCATTGCTTTCTATTGGACTACCGTGGATCCATTATTGTATTTTGGCAGGGGCATTTTGAAAAGTTGGTCTCTATTGTTGTAGggctgtttatttttctcttgcAATTTTCTTTAATGGTTGAAAGTAAACCTTTTATAGATTCATTTTGTGAGGTGAACAAAGCATGG containing:
- the LOC119214547 gene encoding guanine nucleotide-binding protein G(I)/G(S)/G(O) subunit gamma-4, encoding MKDGIANNSTASISQARKAVEQLKMEACMDRIKVSKAAADLMAYCDAHIRDDPLIMPVPASENPFREKKFFCSIL